The following nucleotide sequence is from Bradyrhizobium roseum.
GGCCAGGCCGGAAATTTCGACAGGCACATGGCTTCCCGGGCCCTTCATCAGAACCAGCGGGACGCTATCGACGCCGATGGCAGCGACCCGATCGACCCTGAAATCCGACAGCGCAAGCAACTCGCTGCCTTTAGGATCTTTGGCGGGTTCGGCAGGAAGCTCCGCGCGAAGCCGGACAGTCCGCTGCAACGCATCGAGGTGCCAGAACGCAGGCCCCCGGCGAGCCGAAACCGAGGGATCCCCAAACGCATACAACCCCCACCGTTCGGCGCGGGGATAGCGCCGCCGTAACCGCAACAGCCGGGTGCCGTCCGTCAAGGTGACATGCGCCAGACGCCTCGGAACGGAGGCTTGCCAGTCAGCACGGTAATCCGGATTTCGCCGCAGAAATTCCCAGGCCCAGTCGCTGGGATCGAACGCTGCGGGGCCATCATGGCTGGCGGTGGCACTTGATGTAGCGGCTGTGGCGTATTTCACGAGAAATGCCCCAACGAATCTCCGACGAGTCGC
It contains:
- a CDS encoding DUF2285 domain-containing protein, producing MKYATAATSSATASHDGPAAFDPSDWAWEFLRRNPDYRADWQASVPRRLAHVTLTDGTRLLRLRRRYPRAERWGLYAFGDPSVSARRGPAFWHLDALQRTVRLRAELPAEPAKDPKGSELLALSDFRVDRVAAIGVDSVPLVLMKGPGSHVPVEISGLAALSLPFAPVFEIGGFADLNAQTELLKRLHRFAEQAPNPGSRSTFGIDERLHHALIALDESLAGKTYRQIAITIYGEKRVAEEWQGPSLFLKDRTRRLVAKGTELMKGGYRDLLL